In the Apodemus sylvaticus chromosome 3, mApoSyl1.1, whole genome shotgun sequence genome, CACAGCACATGTTGGGTAGATAAActgatcagttctctccttctaccatgtgagtcctggggatgAGACTCACATCTGACTTGATGAGAACAatctgtacccactgagccatcttgtcaaccTGTGGACAGGGCTATATGCCTGCTACAGCTGGCAGATCACTCCTATGAAACAAAGACACCAGTGGGTCTAGGAAGTTTAGGGAAGGGGGTGTCGGCTGTGGGGTGGTGAGAAAGTGACTGTTCCTCACCAGAACCACAAATTATGCCAAAGATGTCTCCCCATGCTGGTGGGCCCAAGAATTGATTGAAAAAAGTGGCCTGGAGGTCTGGGGATGTATCTCAGTTGGTAGTCCCTAGTGCCCACAAGCCTGGGAGTCTGGTTCTCAACACCAGATAAACTAGACGTAGTGTACACACGTGACTCCATCACTGGAGAGGTAGAGGCGGGAGGACTAGGAGTCCAAGACcatcttggctacatagtgagttccaggctaacctgggctacatgagactctgtctcaaagatttatttaaaaaaaaaaattagaatttacCTGGCCTGGAGCAGTTATTCTGTGTTGGAGGAATTATCATTATGAACTGACTCTTCTCTTCTAATGGGAATcctaggaggaggcagagactgcAAAGGCTCCAGAAGTCCATCCCAACAACACCGTCTCGAACAAGGAAGAGCTGGAGAAAATTAATGCTTGCGTCGCCCTCCAAGATAAGGTCCTTGAACGGCTGATGCTCAGTGAGATGAAACTGAAAGCCTTGGAAAATCAGGTGTTCGTcatatggaataaaataaatcGCCGCCGGTGGAACAGCAGACAGCAGAACTTCTCCAGGAGGAGGCACAGGTCGAGAAGGAATGACTCCGCGTTTTCCACCATGTCTAAATGTACTACCATTACCCCCACTGAATGTGACTGAGATGGGCTAGCCTCTGCAGATGTGATCTTGACCCAGTGTATGAGTTTGgtcttgttgttgctgctgtaacaaaatacccgaGTCTGGGAACTTTATGAAGAAAAAGAGCTTTAGTTAGTTCACAGCACTTGTAGGTCTAAGAAGGTGTGGTGCTAGCAGTGAGGACTAGTCtttgtgacatgtgtgtgtgtgtgtgtgtgtgagagagagagagagagagagagacagagacagagacagagagagacagagagagacagagagagacagacagacagacagacattattTGGGGAGAAAGGAAGTAAAAGAGAGTTAGAAAAACCAATACTGCTTTGTAACAAGCGCTCCTGTATCGGAGATGCAGTTCAGCAGTTGAGCACTCGCCTAAGGTGGACAAGGTCTCAAGCTCAATCTCTAGTATTTCAAAAATGAAGAATCAAAACAACACTCTCTGGTTCATCAGGTTAAGGCGCTTCCGATCAGCTTCGCCTGGCaatgtgagttcaattcccagaaccccacATGGTtgggagagagaactgactcctgtaagttgttctctaacctacacacacacacacacacacacacacacacactaataaatgaaatgaaagcagCATACACCCTTCTCCTCTCAAGGTAAGCAATCCAGTCCCAGACTGTTGCCATGGTGATAAAAAACACCATGATTAAAAACAACTTGAGGAGAAAAGGCTTTATTTGGTT is a window encoding:
- the Tex46 gene encoding testis-expressed protein 46, which codes for MLGELIFLLRSFHGFLASSGPIGALLAWLISFKPLLFAFLLLLLLLSNWLVKQEHNWAPSPPQEEAETAKAPEVHPNNTVSNKEELEKINACVALQDKVLERLMLSEMKLKALENQVFVIWNKINRRRWNSRQQNFSRRRHRSRRNDSAFSTMSKCTTITPTECD